In Puntigrus tetrazona isolate hp1 chromosome 7, ASM1883169v1, whole genome shotgun sequence, the following are encoded in one genomic region:
- the LOC122348664 gene encoding protein TEX261, translated as MWFIYLLSWLSLVVQICFVTLAIAAGLYYLAELIEEYTVATSRIIKYMIMFSTAVLVGLYLFEGFPTLMVGVGLFTNLVYFGLLQTFPYIMLTSPNFILSCALVVLNHYMAFQYFAEEYYPFSEVLAYFTICLWVIPFSFFVSLCRENVLPSTMQQGDDVVSNYFTKGKRGKRSGILLIFSFLKEAVLPSRQKMY; from the exons atgtggtttatttatttactcagcTGGTTGTCGCTGGTGGTGCAGATATGTTTCGTTACTCTCGCTATCG CTGCAGGCCTGTATTACCTGGCAGAGTTAATAGAGGAGTACACAGTCGCCACCAGCCGCATTATAAAGTATATGATTATG TTCTCCACAGCGGTGCTGGTGGGACTCTATCTGTTTGAGGGCTTCCCCACGCTCATGGTCGGGGTGGGTCTCTTCACTAACCTGGTGTACTTCGGTCTGCTGCAGACGTTCCCGTACATCATGCTGACCTCTCCAAACTTCATCCTGTCATGTG CACTGGTTGTTTTAAACCACTATATGGCCTTCCAGTATTTTGCGGAGGAGTACTATCCTTTTTCTGAG GTTCTGGCGTACTTCACTATATGTCTGTGGGTGATTCCGTTCTCGTTCTTCGTTTCTCTCTGCCGGGAGAATGTTCTTCCCTCCACTATGCAGCAGGGAG ATGATGTGGTGTCAAATTATTTCACTAAAGGCAAGCGGGGCAAGCGCTCGGGCATCCTGCTCATCTTCTCTTTCCTGAAGGAGGCCGTTTTGCCGAGCCGGCAGAAGATGTACTGA